Proteins from a single region of Bacteroidota bacterium:
- the pheA gene encoding chorismate mutase: protein MLIETVKTMLAPLQAGLPDVPENPSMDDLPPFRVCIDALDRAIIRLLNERVVCANVIGHIKKGSSAPVYDPTREKKVLDNVQRHNEGPLSDEAVRRLFERIIDETRAVERQHYQKDKPNP from the coding sequence ATGCTCATTGAAACGGTGAAGACGATGCTGGCACCGCTCCAGGCGGGGCTGCCCGACGTGCCTGAAAATCCCTCGATGGATGATTTGCCGCCCTTCAGGGTGTGTATTGATGCGTTGGATCGCGCCATCATACGCTTGCTGAATGAGCGCGTGGTATGCGCAAATGTCATCGGTCACATTAAAAAGGGAAGTAGTGCACCGGTATACGACCCCACGCGTGAGAAGAAAGTGCTCGACAATGTACAGCGGCACAATGAAGGGCCCTTGTCAGACGAAGCGGTACGGCGCTTGTTTGAACGTATCATTGACGAGACACGTGCCGTAGAAAGACAACATTATCAGAAGGACAAGCCGAATCCGTGA